In the Lampris incognitus isolate fLamInc1 chromosome 11, fLamInc1.hap2, whole genome shotgun sequence genome, one interval contains:
- the atf2 gene encoding cyclic AMP-dependent transcription factor ATF-2, which produces MSDDKPFLCTAPGCGQRFTNEDHLAVHKHKHEMTLKFGPARNDSVIVADQTPTPTRFLKNCEEVGLFNELASPFEHDFKKVTEDDIKKLPLDLSPLATPVMRNKMEEHSAMDAHRDSPLPHPESTTNDDKDLSLQPTSLPTSTIVRPASLQVPNVLLATSEANVVIQPALPSPTSSSVITQVASTNRPIVPVSGTFPVLLQLPNGQTMPIAIPASITSSSVQIPATIPLVRPVTVVPNVPGIPGPPSPQPVQSEAKLKLKATLSQQLPHVTNGDAGDVQSSSVAHTAAPNSPSPPAPAAVPAQVQAPAPVPHLAPPEETCPQSLQQPATSTTETPASPAPPAQHTPSTGGRRRRTTSEDPDEKRRKFLERNRAAASRCRQKRKVWVQSLEKKAEDLSSMNGQLQNEVTLLRNEVAQLKQLLLAHKDCPVTAMQKKSGYHSE; this is translated from the exons ATGAGTGATGATAAACCCTTCCTGTGTACCGCTCCTGGGTGTGGTCAG CGATTTACGAATGAAGACCACTTGGCCGTTCATAAACACAAACATGAGATGACGTTGAAGTTTGGTCCAGCAAGGAACGACAGTGTCATTGTTGCTG ACCAAACACCCACACCCACTCGGTTCTTGAAGAACTGTGAGGAAGTTGGACTCTTCAACGAGCTCGCAAGTCCATTTGAGCATGACTTCAAAAAAGTTACGGAAGATGACATCAAAAAG TTACCGTTGGATTTGTCACCTCTGGCAACACCTGTAATGCGAAACAAAATGGAGGAACACTCGGCTATGGATGCACATCGAGATAGTCCGCTCCCCCATCCAGAATCTACTACAAATGATGACAAG GACTTATCCCTGCAGCCAACCTCACTGCCAACATCCACTATAGTCCGTCCTGCGTCCCTCCAAGTTCCCAATGTACTTCTAGCAACCTCAGAGGCTAATGTTGTAATACAGCCAGCACTCCCATCGCCAACATCTAGCTCTGTTATTACCCAAGTCGCATCCACTAATAGACCTATAGT TCCAGTGTCTGGCACTTTCCCCGTGCTCTTACAGCTCCCTAATGGCCAGACCATGCCCATTGCTATCCCTGCATCTATTACAAGCTCAAGTGTACAAATTCCAGCTACAATCCCT CTTGTCAGACCTGTCACTGTAGTGCCTAACGTCCCTGGGATCCCAGGACCTCCCTCGCCACAGCCTGTCCAATCAGAAGCCAAGCTG AAACTTAAAGCAACATTAAGCCAGCAGCTCCCCCATGTAACCAACGGAGATGCTGGTGATGTCCAGAGCAGTTCTGTAGCTCACACTGCTGCTCCAAATTCTCCCTCCCCTCCGGCCCCGGCTGCAGTGCCGGCCCAGGTCCAAGCTCCAGCCCCTGTCCCTCACCTGGCCCCACCCGAGGAAACCTGTCCCCAGTCCCTTCAGCAGCCCGCCACCTCCACAACAGAGACACCT GCCTCTCCAGCTCCCCCTGCCCAACACACCCCAAGCACAGGAGGTCGGCGGCGCAGAACCACAAGCGAAGACCCAGATGAAAAGCGGCGCAAGTTCTTGGAACGCAACCGGGCCGCGGCCTCACGCTGCAGGCAGAAGAGGAAGGTGTGGGTCCAGTCCCTGGAGAAGAAGGCTGAGGACCTGAGCTCCATGAATGGACAACTCCAG
- the atp5mc3a gene encoding ATP synthase membrane subunit c locus 3a — protein sequence MYACAKFVSTPALVRAGSRALYRPLSASVMSRPEAKTESNVALMPQSPLTQVALRGFQTSAVSRDIDTAAKFIGAGAATVGVAGSGAGIGTVFGSLIIGYARNPSLKQQLFSYAILGFALSEAMGLFCLMVAFLILFAM from the exons ATGTACGCCTGTGCAAAGTTCGTCTCCACGCCGGCACTG GTCCGTGCCGGTTCCCGGGCTCTTTACAGacccctctctgcctctgtgaTGTCCAGGCCCGAGGCCAAAACAGAG AGTAATGTTGCCCTGATGCCACAAAGCCCTCTCACCCAGGTTGCATTGAGAGGCTTCCAGACCAGCGCTGTGAGCAGAGATATTGACACTGCTGCCAAGTTTATCGGTGCTGGAGCTGCCACAGTCGGAGTGGCTGGATCTGGTGCTGGAATCGGAACAGTGTTCGGCAGCCTCATCATTGGCTATGCCAG GAACCCCTCTTTGAAGCAGCAGCTGTTCTCCTATGCCATCCTGGGATTTGCTCTGTCTGAAGCCATGGGTCTCTTCTGTTTGATGGTTGCTTTCCTTATCCTGTTTGCTATGTAA